A genome region from bacterium includes the following:
- the larB gene encoding nickel pincer cofactor biosynthesis protein LarB, producing MNPDLTQFARIDDLREARTGVPEIVWGENKTLDQLVPIVRRMTEKQTLVLVSRIDGEKGGRLMREFPSGNYHPEARMFSLRLRPREKTDTKGMMLILAAGTSDIPVAEEVFVTASLLGSRVERIYDVGIAGIHRLFAQMDRIREASVLVVVAGMEGALPSVVAGLVGKPIVAVPTSIGYGTGLGGVAALLAMLNGCAPGVTVVNIDNGVGAAVAAHLINRV from the coding sequence ATGAATCCGGATTTGACACAATTCGCCCGCATCGACGATCTGCGCGAGGCCCGCACGGGCGTCCCCGAGATTGTTTGGGGGGAGAACAAGACCCTCGATCAGTTGGTGCCGATCGTCCGCAGAATGACGGAAAAGCAGACGTTGGTCCTCGTCTCCCGCATTGACGGGGAAAAGGGCGGCCGGCTGATGCGCGAGTTTCCGTCGGGGAATTATCATCCGGAGGCCCGGATGTTTTCCCTCCGGCTTCGACCGAGAGAAAAGACGGACACCAAGGGGATGATGCTCATCTTGGCCGCCGGAACGTCCGACATCCCGGTTGCCGAAGAGGTCTTCGTGACGGCCTCGCTCCTGGGAAGCCGGGTGGAGCGCATTTACGACGTAGGCATCGCGGGCATCCATCGCCTGTTCGCGCAGATGGATCGCATTCGGGAGGCTTCCGTCCTGGTCGTGGTCGCCGGCATGGAAGGCGCCTTGCCCTCGGTGGTCGCGGGCCTGGTCGGCAAGCCCATTGTCGCCGTGCCGACCTCGATCGGTTACGGCACGGGCCTGGGCGGGGTGGCGGCCCTGCTGGCCATGCTTAACGGCTGCGCGCCCGGCGTGACGGTCGTGAATATCGATAACGGAGTCGGTGCGGCGGTTGCCGCGCACTTGATCAATCGTGTCTGA
- a CDS encoding L-erythro-3,5-diaminohexanoate dehydrogenase, with amino-acid sequence MRSGGDHYGIHRVLAPPGAFPQAAERLDVSLPIYADEILIRVDRLNLDSASFRQLKDAAHGDLRAMAREIHQIVRSRGKMHNPATNSGGTLLGSVEEVGPLAEKKGFRKGERIATLVSLTLTPLHLDGVEGIDLDKEQVSVQGHAILFESGIAHRLPPDFPEPLALAVFDVCGAPAWIPQLVKVGETVVVFGAGKAGVLAAAEARKKTGKGGHVFLLEKDAAAVAAARRLTFADAVLEADLLDARQTLRLVSQATGARMADLVVNCVNVPGTEMATILAAKRSGAALFFNMATRFQAAVLGAEGIGHETRLIMGNGYYPGHADLALNLVREFPDLREWFEARFGA; translated from the coding sequence ATGCGCTCCGGCGGAGACCATTACGGCATCCACCGCGTTTTGGCGCCGCCCGGCGCGTTCCCCCAGGCCGCCGAGAGATTGGACGTCTCCCTTCCGATCTATGCCGATGAAATCCTGATCCGTGTCGACCGCCTGAATCTCGATTCCGCGAGTTTCCGCCAGCTGAAGGACGCGGCGCATGGGGACCTGAGGGCGATGGCGCGCGAGATCCATCAGATCGTCCGGTCGCGCGGCAAGATGCACAACCCGGCGACGAACTCGGGAGGGACCTTGCTCGGGTCCGTCGAGGAGGTGGGGCCCTTAGCCGAAAAGAAGGGCTTCCGGAAGGGGGAACGGATCGCGACCCTCGTGTCCCTGACCCTGACCCCGCTCCACTTGGACGGGGTCGAAGGGATCGACCTGGACAAAGAACAGGTCTCCGTCCAGGGACACGCGATCCTTTTCGAATCGGGGATCGCCCACCGGCTCCCGCCGGATTTTCCGGAGCCGCTCGCGCTGGCTGTCTTTGATGTCTGCGGGGCCCCGGCCTGGATTCCGCAGTTGGTGAAGGTGGGGGAGACCGTCGTCGTGTTCGGGGCCGGGAAGGCCGGCGTACTGGCCGCCGCCGAGGCCCGAAAAAAGACGGGCAAGGGAGGCCACGTCTTCCTCCTGGAGAAGGACGCCGCGGCCGTCGCGGCGGCCCGGCGACTGACGTTCGCCGACGCCGTCTTGGAAGCGGATCTCCTGGATGCGCGTCAAACCCTCAGGCTCGTTTCGCAGGCCACGGGCGCCCGCATGGCGGACCTGGTGGTCAACTGCGTCAACGTTCCGGGCACCGAAATGGCGACGATCCTGGCCGCGAAACGGTCGGGGGCCGCGCTTTTCTTCAACATGGCGACGAGGTTCCAAGCCGCGGTCCTGGGGGCCGAAGGGATCGGGCACGAGACGCGACTCATCATGGGGAACGGCTACTATCCGGGACACGCGGACCTGGCGTTAAACCTCGTTCGCGAGTTCCCGGACCTTCGCGAGTGGTTTGAGGCGAGGTTTGGCGCGTGA
- the thiL gene encoding thiamine-phosphate kinase, translating into MPLNEFQLISRLTSKLPKGRCVAVGPGDDAAAVRVGDRTILLTTDLLIEGVHFRRDFMTPEDIGFKAMRVNLSDVAAMGGSPRFALVSLGLPRATRGRYAERLFDGLRLAGDGTGVSIVGGDTNASKQLIVNVALIGEAGPRVLLRSGARAGDRLYVTGALGGSALGLAALKKGRRGFGAFIARHRRPPLRITVGSALARTPGVTALMDLSDGLAGDLPHLLEASGVGAEVNVGAIPTVRGLAAAARRLGEDPLALALNGGEDYELLFAASPRVKIPKKISGIPITNLGIITPKSRGLRWVRSDGTVLTGDFSGFRHF; encoded by the coding sequence ATGCCTCTCAATGAATTCCAGCTCATCAGCCGGCTAACGTCAAAGTTGCCGAAAGGGCGCTGTGTCGCCGTCGGTCCCGGGGACGACGCGGCGGCCGTCCGTGTCGGAGACAGAACCATTCTGCTGACGACCGACCTTCTGATCGAAGGCGTTCATTTCCGCCGCGATTTTATGACCCCCGAGGACATCGGCTTCAAGGCCATGCGCGTGAACCTCTCGGACGTCGCCGCCATGGGAGGGAGTCCGCGATTCGCCCTCGTGTCGTTGGGATTGCCCCGCGCAACCCGTGGCCGGTACGCGGAGCGGCTCTTTGACGGGCTCAGACTCGCCGGGGACGGCACCGGCGTCTCCATCGTGGGGGGAGACACCAACGCCTCCAAGCAACTCATTGTGAACGTCGCCCTGATCGGGGAGGCCGGACCGCGTGTCCTGCTCCGGAGCGGCGCGCGCGCCGGAGACCGTCTTTACGTGACGGGCGCGCTCGGAGGTTCGGCGCTCGGTTTGGCCGCGCTGAAAAAGGGAAGACGGGGCTTCGGCGCGTTCATCGCGCGGCATCGGAGGCCGCCGCTCCGCATTACGGTCGGGTCGGCCCTCGCGAGGACGCCCGGCGTCACCGCCCTGATGGACCTCTCGGACGGATTGGCGGGCGACTTGCCTCATCTCCTCGAGGCTTCGGGGGTCGGGGCGGAGGTGAACGTCGGCGCGATCCCAACGGTCCGGGGTCTGGCGGCCGCCGCCCGCCGGCTGGGGGAAGACCCGCTAGCATTGGCCTTGAACGGAGGCGAGGATTACGAGCTCCTGTTCGCCGCATCCCCCCGCGTCAAAATCCCGAAGAAAATCAGTGGAATTCCCATCACGAACCTCGGTATCATCACCCCCAAGTCCCGCGGCTTGCGCTGGGTTCGGAGCGACGGGACCGTCCTCACGGGGGACTTTTCCGGCTTCCGGCACTTTTGA
- a CDS encoding hemolysin family protein has product MSVLILILFLAMSAAFSGFETALFSLSPMQRFRLKESGGVATLIHRVLEKPRELLTTLLFGNELVNVAISIIAGSLAYDVLTRMPVRSAFLVSTAVTTVVILIFGEILPKNFSIRIPVLAAQVLVVPYLLFAWVVYPFRIVFTKIADGIVRLFGGDPKKGRRLIVEEELRSLLEHGKQEGTLADLERTLIQNALDFSAHKLFKVMTQREQIVAIEAGATLDAILRVIREKRFSRIPVYEKNLNQIIGVLYAKELLRYRHDGRDAEVFSLRDILKPHMEVSPDETLDHVFQKFQHYRVHMGVVKDRMQKVIGLVTMDDLLKRFFPQTW; this is encoded by the coding sequence ATGAGCGTTCTCATCCTCATATTGTTTCTGGCGATGTCGGCCGCCTTCTCCGGCTTCGAGACGGCCCTCTTTTCGCTCAGCCCCATGCAGCGCTTCCGCCTCAAGGAGTCGGGGGGTGTCGCGACGCTGATCCACCGGGTCCTCGAAAAACCGCGCGAGCTCCTGACGACGCTCCTTTTCGGAAACGAGTTGGTCAACGTGGCCATCTCCATCATCGCCGGCAGCCTTGCCTACGACGTCCTCACGCGCATGCCGGTGCGGTCGGCCTTTCTCGTCTCCACGGCGGTGACGACCGTCGTGATCCTCATTTTCGGGGAGATACTGCCCAAAAATTTCTCGATCCGCATTCCGGTGCTGGCGGCGCAGGTTTTGGTGGTGCCGTACCTGCTCTTTGCCTGGGTGGTTTATCCCTTCCGGATCGTTTTCACCAAGATCGCTGACGGGATCGTAAGACTCTTCGGCGGCGATCCCAAGAAAGGCCGGCGCTTGATCGTCGAGGAAGAGCTCCGAAGCCTTCTCGAACACGGCAAGCAGGAGGGGACGCTGGCGGACTTGGAGCGGACGCTCATTCAGAACGCCCTCGATTTTTCCGCGCACAAACTCTTCAAGGTGATGACCCAGAGGGAACAGATCGTCGCGATCGAGGCGGGGGCGACGCTGGATGCGATCCTGCGGGTCATCCGCGAGAAGAGGTTTTCCCGGATCCCCGTCTATGAGAAGAACCTGAACCAGATCATCGGCGTCCTCTACGCCAAGGAGCTCCTTCGGTACCGTCATGACGGCCGGGACGCGGAGGTCTTTTCCCTGCGGGACATCCTCAAGCCCCACATGGAGGTGTCTCCGGACGAGACGCTCGACCATGTTTTCCAAAAATTCCAGCATTACCGCGTGCACATGGGTGTCGTGAAGGACCGCATGCAGAAGGTCATCGGCCTGGTGACGATGGACGATCTCTTGAAAAGATTTTTCCCGCAGACGTGGTGA
- the larC gene encoding nickel insertion protein has protein sequence MSDFKSRKLIVLESNLDDMNPEWCEILMDRLFDAGALDVWFQPIVMKKNRPAFLAGALAEPKRRDVLLHVFFEETTTLGVRVTEAERFELARELKRVRTPYGEAVVKVGRDAHGRVLNASPEHESCKTLAKKKGVPLKKVYQAALKSFKM, from the coding sequence GTGTCTGATTTCAAATCCCGCAAACTGATCGTCCTCGAATCCAACCTGGACGACATGAATCCCGAGTGGTGCGAGATCCTCATGGACCGCCTTTTTGACGCGGGGGCACTGGACGTCTGGTTCCAGCCGATCGTCATGAAAAAGAACAGGCCGGCCTTTCTCGCAGGGGCGTTGGCGGAGCCCAAGCGGAGAGACGTTTTACTCCATGTTTTTTTCGAGGAAACGACGACCCTGGGCGTTCGCGTGACGGAAGCCGAACGCTTCGAGTTGGCCCGAGAATTGAAAAGGGTTCGAACGCCGTACGGGGAGGCCGTCGTGAAGGTGGGCCGCGATGCCCATGGCCGCGTCCTGAATGCTTCTCCCGAGCATGAATCCTGCAAGACCCTCGCCAAAAAGAAGGGCGTCCCGCTGAAAAAGGTCTACCAAGCGGCCCTCAAGTCCTTCAAAATGTAG
- a CDS encoding lysine 5,6-aminomutase subunit alpha, producing MSKLNLDRDKVESCRIAARKIALQIQNVVDHHTTVSVERATLRLIGIEEPYKGRPLVNVVVDTLPKDKLAMGVLHWLGRAMAHHRSSPISLCLKAAEGKLKWDDLPEADFDAIRRATEPLARTAVRKLEDSSERKRKTRESMGGREPRPLKYLIVATGNIHEDVEQARAAVTGGADCIAVIRSTAQSLLDHVPYGATTEGFGGTYATQENFRIMRKALDEAGRKAGRYIRLVNYSSGLCMPEIAVLGALEGLDYLLNDSMYGILFRDINMKRTFTDQYFSRLVIAHAGIIINTGEDNYLTTAESFRAFPQVLASQFINEQLGLAANLREQQLGLGHAFEMDPEIEDSFLHEIAQAEMVREIFPHHPIKYMPPTRHMTGDIFFGHVLDSMFNLVGVMTHQEIQLLGMPTEAIHNPLLQDRFLSLKAANYIFKAARDLGDEISWSPNGKVIRRARSVLEDAYRLLQKVEKMGLMNAIAEGLFANMERAIDGGRGLDGVVKKDRHYWNPVLKLLERKPEFQEHPFLAVHPQDRRQRPERMDDRRGRGRGGGRRRRRGGRGGGRPENRQGREGGVPPSTPPPEGTPT from the coding sequence GTGTCAAAACTGAATCTCGACCGCGACAAGGTCGAAAGCTGCCGAATCGCCGCGCGGAAGATCGCGCTGCAGATCCAAAACGTCGTCGACCACCACACCACCGTCTCCGTCGAACGGGCCACGCTCCGTTTGATCGGCATCGAAGAGCCCTACAAGGGGAGGCCGCTGGTCAACGTCGTCGTCGATACCCTCCCCAAGGACAAGCTGGCGATGGGCGTCCTGCATTGGTTAGGGCGGGCGATGGCTCACCACCGGAGCTCTCCGATCAGCCTCTGCCTCAAGGCGGCGGAGGGAAAACTCAAGTGGGACGATCTGCCCGAGGCGGATTTCGACGCCATCCGGCGCGCTACCGAGCCGCTCGCCCGGACCGCCGTCCGCAAGCTCGAGGACTCGTCCGAACGCAAGCGGAAGACCCGCGAATCCATGGGCGGGCGCGAGCCGAGGCCCCTCAAGTATTTGATCGTCGCGACCGGCAACATCCACGAGGACGTCGAGCAGGCGCGGGCCGCGGTGACGGGAGGGGCCGATTGCATCGCCGTCATCCGGAGCACCGCCCAGAGCCTCTTGGACCACGTCCCTTACGGGGCGACAACCGAAGGCTTCGGTGGGACCTACGCGACGCAGGAGAACTTCCGCATCATGCGGAAGGCCCTCGACGAGGCGGGCCGTAAGGCGGGACGTTACATCCGTCTCGTGAATTACTCCTCCGGCCTCTGCATGCCGGAGATCGCCGTCCTGGGCGCGTTGGAAGGGCTCGATTATCTCCTGAACGACAGCATGTACGGCATCCTCTTCCGCGACATCAACATGAAGCGGACGTTCACGGACCAGTATTTTTCGCGCCTCGTGATCGCGCACGCGGGGATCATCATCAATACGGGCGAGGACAACTACCTCACGACCGCGGAGTCGTTCCGCGCCTTTCCCCAGGTGCTCGCCTCGCAGTTCATCAACGAACAGCTGGGCCTGGCGGCGAACCTCCGCGAGCAGCAATTGGGGTTGGGGCACGCCTTCGAGATGGACCCGGAGATCGAAGACAGCTTCCTCCACGAGATCGCCCAGGCGGAGATGGTCCGGGAGATCTTTCCCCACCATCCCATCAAGTACATGCCGCCCACGCGGCACATGACGGGCGACATTTTCTTCGGCCACGTCCTCGATAGCATGTTCAACCTGGTGGGCGTGATGACCCATCAGGAGATCCAACTCTTGGGCATGCCCACGGAGGCGATCCACAATCCGCTCCTTCAAGACAGGTTCTTGAGCCTCAAGGCGGCCAACTACATCTTCAAGGCGGCGCGAGATCTGGGTGACGAGATCTCGTGGAGCCCGAACGGCAAGGTGATCCGGCGGGCCCGTTCCGTCCTCGAGGACGCCTACCGTCTCCTGCAAAAGGTGGAAAAGATGGGTCTCATGAACGCGATCGCCGAGGGCCTTTTCGCCAACATGGAGCGCGCGATCGACGGCGGCCGGGGCCTGGACGGCGTCGTCAAGAAAGACCGGCATTATTGGAATCCGGTTCTGAAGCTTCTGGAACGGAAACCCGAATTCCAGGAACATCCGTTTCTCGCCGTCCATCCGCAGGACCGCAGGCAGCGCCCGGAGCGCATGGACGACCGGCGCGGTCGAGGACGGGGCGGCGGCCGCCGCAGGCGGAGGGGTGGAAGGGGAGGCGGGCGTCCCGAGAACCGACAGGGCCGCGAGGGCGGCGTCCCGCCGTCGACGCCTCCGCCTGAAGGGACTCCGACATGA
- a CDS encoding KamA family radical SAM protein translates to MTHNGEYWRKYLPWKDVTPDQWNSGEWQYHNLIRSVEELAHILPLTLEEVDAGRATAEEYKFSTTPYYASLIDPNNPECPIRLQTIPSFSEMKRAPADMRDPLGEDENSPVPGLVHRYPDRVLWLITTSCAMYCRFCTRRRIVLAKGHRTERELDMTMEYLRAHPEVRDVIVSGGDSLFVGDKYLEGCLQRLRQIPTIEIIRVASRIPVVCPMRITEDLAVMLRKYAPLYFMTHFNHPYELTPEAKRSCATLVDHGIPVHNQTVLLRKINSDPVILRSLFHELLKNRVKPYYLYQCDLSEGIEHFRTPVQKGIEIIESLRGHTSGLAVPEFVIDAPGGGGKVPIMPQYLITESDKRVVVRNYRGFLSSYTQPEETDCACSTADEIRKRYPHLEAEGPERLLQGRAVGIEPKN, encoded by the coding sequence ATGACGCACAACGGCGAGTATTGGAGAAAATATCTTCCATGGAAGGACGTGACCCCGGATCAGTGGAACAGCGGGGAGTGGCAGTATCACAACCTGATCCGGAGCGTCGAGGAGCTGGCGCACATACTCCCTCTGACCTTGGAGGAGGTCGACGCGGGAAGGGCGACGGCGGAGGAGTATAAATTTTCGACGACGCCTTACTACGCGAGCCTTATCGATCCCAACAACCCCGAGTGCCCCATCCGCCTCCAGACGATCCCGAGCTTCAGCGAGATGAAGCGAGCGCCGGCGGACATGCGCGATCCGCTCGGGGAAGACGAGAACAGCCCGGTGCCCGGGCTCGTCCACCGGTATCCCGACCGCGTCCTCTGGCTCATCACCACGTCCTGCGCCATGTACTGCCGCTTCTGCACGCGGCGGCGGATCGTCCTCGCCAAGGGGCACAGGACCGAACGCGAGCTCGACATGACAATGGAGTATCTGAGGGCGCACCCGGAGGTCCGGGACGTTATCGTCTCCGGCGGCGATTCCCTCTTCGTCGGAGACAAATACCTCGAAGGCTGCCTCCAAAGGCTGCGCCAGATTCCGACGATCGAGATCATCCGCGTCGCCTCGCGCATCCCCGTCGTCTGCCCCATGAGAATCACGGAGGACCTGGCGGTCATGCTCCGCAAGTACGCCCCCCTCTACTTCATGACGCACTTCAACCACCCCTATGAGCTGACCCCGGAGGCGAAAAGGTCTTGTGCCACCCTGGTCGACCATGGTATTCCGGTTCACAACCAGACGGTATTATTGAGGAAAATAAACAGTGACCCGGTCATTTTACGAAGTTTGTTTCACGAGCTTTTGAAGAACAGGGTCAAGCCGTATTACTTGTATCAATGCGATCTCTCGGAGGGGATCGAGCATTTCCGGACTCCGGTGCAGAAGGGGATCGAGATCATCGAGAGCCTCCGGGGGCACACCTCGGGGCTGGCGGTCCCCGAGTTCGTCATCGACGCGCCGGGCGGCGGGGGCAAGGTGCCCATCATGCCGCAGTACCTGATCACCGAGTCGGACAAGCGGGTGGTCGTCCGGAACTACCGGGGATTTTTGTCCTCCTACACGCAGCCGGAAGAGACCGACTGCGCGTGCTCGACCGCCGATGAGATCCGGAAAAGGTACCCCCACCTGGAGGCCGAGGGACCCGAGAGGCTTCTCCAGGGGCGTGCCGTGGGCATCGAGCCCAAAAACTAG
- a CDS encoding class I SAM-dependent RNA methyltransferase, with protein MAEKEILIESLAFGGEGVGRDDGKVVFVPGTVPGERVRVRVLSDHGKYERAELAGVIEPSPDRAAPPCEVFGSCGGCQWQHVAYEAQLRWKQRILFETLVRVGRVAEPNVLPILGAPHPWHYRSRIQLQVDAGGAIGFHAPKTHSVVTFGECKIADSRLNAKLEELKRASSIGAGELELSLNGTSEVHVRERSAGPAVFSQVNRAQNEKLVEVVMDFAFGKAEAAFTRKKKVVELYAGSGNLSFPLAERAGAVHCVEESAEAVNRAETLMNERGVANMHWIAGHAEWGLKKLYRRKIVPDLLVLDPPRRGAKEILDLVCVMKPRQVVYVSCDPVTLARDLNLLTRRHYRLEKVQPIDMFPQTYHIESVSLLSLRSESKV; from the coding sequence ATGGCCGAGAAAGAAATTCTCATTGAAAGCCTGGCCTTCGGAGGCGAGGGCGTGGGCCGCGACGACGGCAAGGTGGTTTTCGTGCCGGGAACGGTGCCCGGCGAACGCGTGCGGGTCCGCGTCCTTTCCGACCACGGCAAATACGAGCGCGCCGAGCTGGCGGGCGTGATCGAGCCCTCGCCGGACCGGGCGGCGCCGCCCTGCGAGGTCTTCGGCTCCTGCGGAGGCTGCCAATGGCAACACGTCGCTTACGAGGCCCAGTTGCGGTGGAAGCAGAGAATTCTCTTCGAAACCCTCGTGCGCGTCGGCCGCGTCGCCGAGCCCAACGTCCTGCCCATCTTGGGGGCTCCCCATCCGTGGCACTACCGCAGCCGCATCCAGCTTCAGGTCGACGCCGGCGGAGCGATCGGTTTTCACGCCCCGAAAACGCATTCGGTCGTGACCTTCGGCGAATGCAAGATCGCGGATTCCCGGCTGAACGCCAAGTTGGAGGAGCTCAAACGCGCGTCTTCCATCGGAGCCGGGGAGTTGGAACTGTCCCTGAACGGAACGTCCGAGGTCCACGTCCGGGAGAGATCGGCCGGACCGGCCGTCTTCTCGCAGGTCAACCGCGCTCAGAACGAAAAACTCGTCGAGGTCGTGATGGACTTCGCCTTCGGGAAGGCGGAAGCGGCCTTCACGCGCAAGAAAAAAGTCGTCGAGCTTTACGCCGGGTCCGGGAACTTGAGCTTCCCCCTCGCGGAAAGGGCCGGGGCGGTCCACTGCGTGGAGGAAAGCGCGGAAGCCGTGAACCGCGCCGAGACGCTGATGAACGAACGAGGGGTCGCAAACATGCATTGGATCGCCGGGCACGCCGAATGGGGATTGAAGAAGCTCTACCGCAGGAAGATCGTGCCCGACCTCTTGGTCCTGGACCCGCCGCGCCGCGGGGCCAAGGAGATCTTGGACTTGGTCTGCGTCATGAAGCCGCGGCAGGTCGTCTACGTGTCCTGCGACCCCGTGACGCTTGCGCGCGACCTCAACCTGCTCACGCGCCGGCACTACAGGCTCGAAAAGGTCCAGCCGATCGACATGTTTCCGCAGACCTACCACATCGAGTCGGTCTCTCTGCTTTCGCTGCGCTCCGAATCAAAGGTGTGA
- a CDS encoding hemolysin family protein has protein sequence MTWTALILWTAACLALEGFFAGSELAFVSADKLKLAHRAAKGHKGAKIALSLARRPAWLFSTTLLGQNLFIVANSTLITFFIFDRFGVDYEFFGLALSPLVLIFGEAVPKSLFQQWADRLTPLVAPVVYVFSFVCWPIVWPLSRLTLWLLGGVQGSLMHGHEVTRDSLEFLLKESEAPRELSPVFKKSLLKILTFAKKETHEIMTPLIEVFSLRDSTSVGEAVEICREEGYSSFPVFQKRAYNIIGVLNFQSLLFAKDDRAPVTALMESPVYVPPQMGVQDLFRIFQERNTKFAVVVDEFGGAVGIVTLEDIVEAVLGQIQDEYDDERLHGKQVGPSQYLFEGRIPVDEINERFRWSLPKGNYETLAGFLLTQFKKFPQTGDVFHFGNLTFLIKTATDRSIDEVLVEIE, from the coding sequence ATGACTTGGACCGCTCTCATCCTTTGGACCGCCGCCTGCCTCGCCCTCGAAGGGTTCTTCGCCGGGTCGGAGTTGGCGTTCGTCTCCGCGGACAAGCTCAAGCTCGCGCATCGCGCCGCGAAGGGGCACAAGGGGGCGAAGATCGCCCTTTCGCTCGCGCGACGTCCCGCCTGGCTCTTCAGCACGACGCTGCTTGGCCAGAACCTCTTCATCGTCGCCAATTCGACGCTCATCACCTTCTTTATCTTCGACCGTTTCGGCGTGGATTACGAGTTCTTCGGCCTCGCGCTTTCGCCGCTCGTCCTCATCTTCGGCGAGGCGGTGCCCAAGAGCCTCTTTCAGCAGTGGGCGGACCGCCTGACGCCCCTGGTCGCGCCGGTGGTTTACGTCTTCTCTTTCGTCTGCTGGCCGATCGTCTGGCCTCTTTCGAGGCTGACCCTCTGGCTGCTGGGAGGCGTCCAGGGGAGTCTCATGCACGGCCACGAGGTCACCCGCGACTCACTCGAATTCCTCCTGAAAGAGTCGGAGGCGCCGCGGGAGCTTTCGCCCGTCTTCAAGAAGAGCCTTCTCAAGATACTGACCTTCGCCAAGAAGGAGACGCACGAGATCATGACGCCATTGATCGAGGTCTTCAGCCTGCGCGACTCGACGAGCGTGGGTGAGGCGGTGGAGATTTGCCGTGAAGAGGGCTACTCGTCCTTCCCCGTCTTTCAGAAGAGGGCGTACAACATCATCGGGGTCCTGAATTTTCAGTCCCTCCTTTTCGCGAAGGACGACCGCGCGCCGGTGACCGCCCTCATGGAATCCCCCGTCTACGTGCCGCCGCAGATGGGCGTGCAGGACCTGTTCCGGATTTTTCAAGAGAGGAACACGAAGTTCGCCGTCGTCGTGGACGAATTCGGGGGCGCCGTGGGCATCGTGACCCTCGAGGACATCGTCGAAGCCGTGCTCGGCCAAATCCAAGACGAGTACGACGACGAGCGCCTCCACGGAAAACAGGTCGGCCCCTCGCAATACCTCTTCGAAGGGCGGATTCCGGTGGACGAGATCAACGAAAGATTCCGCTGGAGCCTGCCCAAGGGCAACTACGAGACCCTGGCCGGATTCTTGCTCACGCAGTTCAAGAAATTCCCGCAGACGGGCGATGTCTTCCACTTCGGTAATTTGACTTTCCTCATCAAGACCGCTACGGATCGGTCGATCGACGAAGTGCTCGTCGAGATCGAATGA